A genome region from Pongo pygmaeus isolate AG05252 chromosome 17, NHGRI_mPonPyg2-v2.0_pri, whole genome shotgun sequence includes the following:
- the LOC134738454 gene encoding elongin-A3-like, whose protein sequence is MAAGSTTLRAVQKLQVRLATKTNPKKLEKYLQKLSALPMTADILAETGIRKTVKRLRKHQHVGDFARDLAARWKKLVLVDRNTGPDPQDAEDSASRQRLGEALQDQEKAWGFPENATAPRSPSHSPQHGRTARRTPPGQQRPHPRSPSREPRAERKRPRTAPADSGPRRDPPTRTAPLPTPEGPEPAVPGKQPGRGHAHAAQGGPLPGPGCQGQPQGEAVASHSKGRKSSRWASAHKSPPVQESQSERLQAAGADSAGPKTVPSLLFAELWDPSAAWMQANYDLLSAFEAMTSQAEPEALSAPTFQEEAAFPGRRVNARLQVYSGSRPACQLQVLTLRQQCLPVLRNNPDALGDVGGVAYSVLEPVPEGWTPDQLYRTEKDNHALARETDELWRIHCLQDFKGEKPREHESWRELYLRLRDAREQRLRVVTTKIRSALENKPSGRQTKMICFNSVAKTPYDASRREEKSAGAADPGNGEIKPAPQPAGSSQAASGLGDGGGGGGGGSSSSSSSSSSNVLHGPPEKRANPCLSSSNEHAAPAAKTRKQAAKKVAPLMAKAVRDYKRRFSRR, encoded by the coding sequence ATGGCGGCAGGCTCCACTACGCTGCGCGCAGTGCAGAAGCTGCAGGTGCGTCTGGCCACGAAGACGAACCCAAAAAagctggagaaatatttgcagaaactcTCCGCCCTGCCCATGACGGCAGACATCCTGGCGGAGACTGGAATCAGAAAGACGGTGAAGCGCCTGCGGAAGCACCAGCACGTGGGCGACTTTGCCAGAGACTTAGCGGCCCGGTGGAAGAAGCTGGTGCTTGTGGACCGAAACACCGGGCCTGACCCACAGGACGCTGAGGACAGCGCTTCCCGACAGCGCCTCGGGGAGGCTCTCCAGGACCAGGAAAAGGCCTGGGGCTTCCCAGAAAACGCGACGGCCCCCAGGAGCCCATCTCACAGCCCTCAGCACGGACGGACAGCACGCAGAACACCTCCGGGACAACAGAGACCTCACCCGAGGTCTCCCAGTCGCGAGCCCAGAGCCGAGAGAAAGCGCCCCAGAACGGCCCCAGCTGATTCCGGCCCCCGTCGGGACCCTCCAACGCGCACCGCTCCCCTCCCGACGCCCGAGGGCCCTGAGCCCGCTGTGCCCGGGAAGCAACCCGGAAGAGGCCACGCTCACGCCGCTCAGGGCGGGCCTCTGCCGGGTCCGGGCTGCCAGGGCCAACCTCAGGGGGAAGCGGTGGCGAGCCACAGCAAGGGGCGCAAATCGTCCCGCTGGGCTTCGGCTCACAAATCGCCTCCTGTCCAGGAAAGCCAGTCAGAGAGGCTGCAGGCGGCCGGCGCTGATTCCGCCGGGCCGAAAACGGTGCCCAGCCTTCTCTTCGCAGAGCTCTGGGACCCCTCAGCGGCCTGGATGCAGGCCAACTACGATCTGCTGTCCGCTTTTGAGGCCATGACCTCCCAGGCAGAGCCAGAAGCACTCTCCGCGCCAACGTTCCAGGAGGAAGCCGCTTTCCCTGGACGCAGAGTGAATGCTAGGCTGCAGGTGTACTCGGGCTCCAggcctgcctgccagctccaggTGCTGACGCTGCGCCAGCAGTGCCTCCCGGTGCTTAGAAACAATCCGGACGCCCTCGGCGACGTGGGAGGGGTCGCCTACTCGGTTCTTGAACCCGTTCCGGAAGGGTGGACGCCTGATCAGCTGTATCGCACAGAGAAAGACAACCACGCACTCGCTCGAGAGACAGATGAATTATGGAGGATTCATTGTCTCCAGGACTTCAAGGGAGAAAAGCCGCGGGAGCACGAGTCTTGGCGGGAGCTGTACCTGCGGCTTCGCGACGCCCGAGAGCAGCGGCTGCGAGTAGTGACCACGAAAATCCGATCTGCACTTGAAAACAAACCCAGCGGCCGACAGACAAAGATGatctgtttcaactctgtggccaAGACGCCTTATGATGCTtccaggagggaagagaagtcTGCAGGAGCCGCTGACCCCGGAAACGGGGAGATCAAGCCAGCCCCCCAGCCCGCAGGAAGCAGCCAGGCTGCCTCCGGCCTCggggacggcggcggcggcggcggcggcggcagcagcagcagcagcagcagcagcagcagcaacgtcCTTCACGGGCCCCCTGAGAAGCGGGCCAACCCCTGCCTGAGCAGCAGCAATGAGCACGCGGCGCCCGCGGCCAAGACCCGGAAACAGGCTGCCAAGAAAGTGGCCCCGCTGATGGCCAAGGCAGTTCGAGACTACAAGAGAAGATTCTCCCGACGATAA
- the LOC129018879 gene encoding elongin-A3-like, with amino-acid sequence MAAGSTTLRAVQKLQVRLATKTNPKKLEKYLQKLSALPMTADILAETGIRKTVKRLRKHQHVGDFARDLAARWKKLVLVDRNTGPDPQDAEDSASRQRLGEALQDQEKAWGFPENATAPRSPSHSPQHGRTARRTPPGQQRPHPRSPSREPRAERKRPRTAPADSGPRRDPPTRTAPLPTPEGPEPAVPGKQPGRGHAHAAQGGPLPGPGCQGQPQGEAVASHSKGRKSSRWASAHKSPPVQESQSERLQAAGADSAGPKTVPSLLFAELWDPSAAWMQANYDLLSAFEAMTSQAEPEALSAPTFQEEAAFPGRRVNARLQVYSGSRPACQLQVLTLRQQCLPVLRNNPDALGDVGGVAYSVLEPVPEGWTPDQLYRTEKDNHALARETDELWRIHCLQDFKGEKPREHESWRELYLRLRDAREQRLRVVTTKIRSALENKPSGRQTKMICFNSVAKTPYDASRREEKSAGAADPGNGEIKPAPQPAGSSQAASGLGDGGGGGGGGGSSSSSSSSSSNVLHGPPEKRANPCLSSSNEHAAPAAKTRKQAAKKVAPLMAKAVRDYKRRFSRR; translated from the coding sequence ATGGCGGCAGGCTCCACTACGCTGCGCGCAGTGCAGAAGCTGCAGGTGCGTCTGGCCACGAAGACGAACCCAAAAAagctggagaaatatttgcagaaactcTCCGCCCTGCCCATGACGGCAGACATCCTGGCGGAGACTGGAATCAGAAAGACGGTGAAGCGCCTGCGGAAGCACCAGCACGTGGGCGACTTTGCCAGAGACTTAGCGGCCCGGTGGAAGAAGCTGGTGCTTGTGGACCGAAACACCGGGCCTGACCCACAGGACGCTGAGGACAGCGCTTCCCGACAGCGCCTCGGGGAGGCTCTCCAGGACCAGGAAAAGGCCTGGGGCTTCCCAGAAAACGCGACGGCCCCCAGGAGCCCATCTCACAGCCCTCAGCACGGACGGACAGCACGCAGAACACCTCCGGGACAACAGAGACCTCACCCGAGGTCTCCCAGTCGCGAGCCCAGAGCCGAGAGAAAGCGCCCCAGAACGGCCCCAGCTGATTCCGGCCCCCGTCGGGACCCTCCAACGCGCACCGCTCCCCTCCCGACGCCCGAGGGCCCTGAGCCCGCTGTGCCCGGGAAGCAACCCGGAAGAGGCCACGCTCACGCCGCTCAGGGCGGGCCTCTGCCGGGTCCGGGCTGCCAGGGCCAACCTCAGGGGGAAGCGGTGGCGAGCCACAGCAAGGGGCGCAAATCGTCCCGCTGGGCTTCGGCTCACAAATCGCCTCCTGTCCAGGAAAGCCAGTCAGAGAGGCTGCAGGCGGCCGGCGCTGATTCCGCCGGGCCGAAAACGGTGCCCAGCCTTCTCTTCGCAGAGCTCTGGGACCCCTCAGCGGCCTGGATGCAGGCCAACTACGATCTGCTGTCCGCTTTTGAGGCCATGACCTCCCAGGCAGAGCCAGAAGCACTCTCCGCGCCAACGTTCCAGGAGGAAGCCGCTTTCCCTGGACGCAGAGTGAATGCTAGGCTGCAGGTGTACTCGGGCTCCAggcctgcctgccagctccaggTGCTGACGCTGCGCCAGCAGTGCCTCCCGGTGCTTAGAAACAATCCGGACGCCCTCGGCGACGTGGGAGGGGTCGCCTACTCGGTTCTTGAACCCGTTCCGGAAGGGTGGACGCCTGATCAGCTGTATCGCACAGAGAAAGACAACCACGCACTCGCTCGAGAGACAGATGAATTATGGAGGATTCATTGTCTCCAGGACTTCAAGGGAGAAAAGCCGCGGGAGCACGAGTCTTGGCGGGAGCTGTACCTGCGGCTTCGCGACGCCCGAGAGCAGCGGCTGCGAGTAGTGACCACGAAAATCCGATCTGCACTTGAAAACAAACCCAGCGGCCGACAGACAAAGATGatctgtttcaactctgtggccaAGACGCCTTATGATGCTtccaggagggaagagaagtcTGCAGGAGCCGCTGACCCCGGAAACGGGGAGATCAAGCCAGCCCCCCAGCCCGCAGGAAGCAGCCAGGCTGCCTCCGGCCTCggggacggcggcggcggcggcggcggcggcggcagcagcagcagcagcagcagcagcagcagcaacgtcCTTCACGGGCCCCCTGAGAAGCGGGCCAACCCCTGCCTGAGCAGCAGCAATGAGCACGCGGCGCCCGCGGCCAAGACCCGGAAACAGGCTGCCAAGAAAGTGGCCCCGCTGATGGCCAAGGCAGTTCGAGACTACAAGAGAAGATTCTCCCGACGATAA
- the LOC129018884 gene encoding elongin-A3-like, which yields MAAGSTTLRAVQKLQVRLATKTNPKKLEKYLQKLSALPMTADILAETGIRKTVKRLRKHQHVGDFARDLAARWKKLVLVDRNTGPDPQDAEDSASRQRLGEALQDQEKAWGFPENATAPRSPSHSPQHGRTARRTPPGQQRPHPRSPSREPRAERKRPRTAPADSGPRRDPPTRTAPLPTPEGPEPAVPGKQPGRGHAHAAQGGPLPGPGCQGQPQGEAVASHSKGRKSSRWASAHKSPPVQESQSERLQAAGADSAGPKTVPSLLFAELWDPSAAWMQANYDLLSAFEAMTSQAEPEALSAPTFQEEAAFPGRRVNARLQVYSGSRPACQLQVLTLRQQCLPVLRNNPDALGDVGGVAYSVLEPVPEGWTPDQLYRTEKDNHALARETDELWRIHCLQDFKGEKPREHESWRELYLRLRDAREQRLRVVTTKIRSALENKPSGRQTKMICFNSVAKTPYDASRREEKSAGAADPGNGEIKPAPQPAGSSQAASGLGDGGGGGGGGGSSSSSSSSSNVLHGPPEKRANPCLSSSNEHAAPAAKTRKQAAKKVAPLMAKAVRDYKRRFSRR from the coding sequence ATGGCGGCAGGCTCCACTACGCTGCGCGCAGTGCAGAAGCTGCAGGTGCGTCTGGCCACGAAGACGAACCCAAAAAagctggagaaatatttgcagaaactcTCCGCCCTGCCCATGACGGCAGACATCCTGGCGGAGACTGGAATCAGAAAGACGGTGAAGCGCCTGCGGAAGCACCAGCACGTGGGCGACTTTGCCAGAGACTTAGCGGCCCGGTGGAAGAAGCTGGTGCTTGTGGACCGAAACACCGGGCCTGACCCACAGGACGCTGAGGACAGCGCTTCCCGACAGCGCCTCGGGGAGGCTCTCCAGGACCAGGAAAAGGCCTGGGGCTTCCCAGAAAACGCGACGGCCCCCAGGAGCCCATCTCACAGCCCTCAGCACGGACGGACAGCACGCAGAACACCTCCGGGACAACAGAGACCTCACCCGAGGTCTCCCAGTCGCGAGCCCAGAGCCGAGAGAAAGCGCCCCAGAACGGCCCCAGCTGATTCCGGCCCCCGTCGGGACCCTCCAACGCGCACCGCTCCCCTCCCGACGCCCGAGGGCCCTGAGCCCGCTGTGCCCGGGAAGCAACCCGGAAGAGGCCACGCTCACGCCGCTCAGGGCGGGCCTCTGCCGGGTCCGGGCTGCCAGGGCCAACCTCAGGGGGAAGCGGTGGCGAGCCACAGCAAGGGGCGCAAATCGTCCCGCTGGGCTTCGGCTCACAAATCGCCTCCTGTCCAGGAAAGCCAGTCAGAGAGGCTGCAGGCGGCCGGCGCTGATTCCGCCGGGCCGAAAACGGTGCCCAGCCTTCTCTTCGCAGAGCTCTGGGACCCCTCAGCGGCCTGGATGCAGGCCAACTACGATCTGCTGTCCGCTTTTGAGGCCATGACTTCCCAGGCAGAGCCAGAAGCACTCTCCGCGCCAACGTTCCAGGAGGAAGCCGCTTTCCCTGGACGCAGAGTGAATGCTAGGCTGCAGGTGTACTCGGGCTCCAggcctgcctgccagctccaggTGCTGACGCTGCGCCAGCAGTGCCTCCCGGTGCTTAGAAACAATCCGGACGCCCTCGGCGACGTGGGAGGGGTCGCCTACTCGGTTCTTGAACCCGTTCCGGAAGGGTGGACGCCTGATCAGCTGTATCGCACAGAGAAAGACAACCACGCACTCGCTCGAGAGACAGATGAATTATGGAGGATTCATTGTCTCCAGGACTTCAAGGGAGAAAAGCCGCGGGAGCACGAGTCTTGGCGGGAGCTGTACCTGCGGCTTCGCGACGCCCGAGAGCAGCGGCTGCGAGTAGTGACCACGAAAATCCGATCTGCACTTGAAAACAAACCCAGCGGCCGACAGACAAAGATGatctgtttcaactctgtggccaAGACGCCTTATGATGCTtccaggagggaagagaagtcTGCAGGAGCCGCTGACCCCGGAAACGGGGAGATCAAGCCAGCCCCCCAGCCCGCAGGAAGCAGCCAGGCTGCCTCCGGCCTCggggacggcggcggcggcggcggcggcggcggcagcagcagcagcagcagcagcagcagcaacgtcCTTCACGGGCCCCCTGAGAAGCGGGCCAACCCCTGCCTGAGCAGCAGCAATGAGCACGCGGCGCCCGCGGCCAAGACCCGGAAACAGGCTGCCAAGAAAGTGGCCCCGCTGATGGCCAAGGCAGTTCGAGACTACAAGAGAAGATTCTCCCGACGATAA